A stretch of the Rosa rugosa chromosome 5, drRosRugo1.1, whole genome shotgun sequence genome encodes the following:
- the LOC133708735 gene encoding katanin p80 WD40 repeat-containing subunit B1 homolog KTN80.4 isoform X2, giving the protein MTTKRAYKLQEFVAHTSAVNCLKIGRKTSRVLVTGGEDHKVNLWAIGKPNALLSLSGHTSGIDSVSFDSSEVLVAAGAASGTIKLWDLEEAKIVRTLTGHRSNCISVDFHPFGEFFASGSLDTNLKIWDIRKKGCIHTYKGHTRGVNAIRFTPDGRWVVSGGEDNTVKLWDLTAGKLLHDFKCHEGQIQCIDFHPHEFLLATGSADRTVKFWDLETFELIGSAGPETTGVRSLTFSPDGRALLCGLHESLKVFSWEPIRCHDAVDVGWSRLSDLNVHEGKLLGCSYNQSCVGVWVVDISRIEPYAIGNASRLNGHSESKPLSGGNLSVLNENAARSSLGRLSVSQSSDSLVKETKSLGRLSVSQNSDPAKEPKFLTSTGSVPGTPQRISLNSSPKTVVASSVSVPSATTLKRNSVKTSVPTFNKSDVIPVIVPRTSVRSELTAESRKEASVAGRTMPFSSQSKTNDFRKFSNTREEVDKPTVSIVSESTTSKATELSSTVDRSGFSTVISSSQGIDTEKNMKDDRCIGPGKQETSSLMEPTASYQHESSETRGHKVMRDAYSAEGQRGGRMRSIAVNFERRDRYSNYEGPTSDSTMVTASAMNPLNAFKQRGYPTSTEKETVSASDEDAIADLLEKHDQFVSSMQSRSAKLQAVYRYWQRNDVKGVIGAMEKMSDHAVIADVISIMADKIDIVTLDVCTCLLPLLTGLLESNMDRHLGISLEMLLKLVRIFGSVIYSTLSASSSVGVDIEAEQRLERCNMCFMELEKVKCCLPALTRGGSIAKSAQELNLALQEVS; this is encoded by the exons ATGACTACTAAGCGCGCTTACAAATTAC AGGAATTCGTAGCACATACTTCCGCCGTCAATTGCCTCAAGATTGGCAGGAAAACTTCCAGGGTTCTTGTTACTGGCGGAGAAGATCACAAGGTCAATCTTTGGGCCATTGGCAAACCCAATGCCTTACTC AGTTTGTCTGGACACACCAGTGGCATTGATTCAGTAAGCTTTGATTCTTCAGAGGTCTTAGTAGCTGCAGGTGCTGCAAGTGGTACAATTAAGCTTTGGGATTTGGAGGAGGCAAAAA TTGTTCGCACCCTTACTGGTCACAGATCCAATTGTATATCTGTCGACTTCCATCCTTTTGGAGAGTTCTTTGCATCTGGCTCCCTGGACACAAATTTAAAAATATGGGATATCAGGAAGAAGGGGTGTATTCACACATACAAAGGCCACACACGAGGAGTCAATGCTATCAGGTTTACCCCAGATGGACGTTGGGTTGTTTCTGGTGGAGAGGACAACACTGTGAAg TTGTGGGATCTGACTGCTGGAAAGCTCCTGCATGATTTTAAATGTCATGAGGGCCAGATACAATGCATAGACTTTCATCCCCATGAATTCCTGCTAGCAACAG GTTCGGCAGATAGGACAGTTAAATTTTGGGATCTTGAAACCTTTGAGCTAATTGGCTCTGCTGGACCTGAG ACAACTGGAGTGCGTTCGTTGACTTTTAGTCCGGATGGGAGGGCCCTACTCTGTGGATTGCATGAAAGTTTGAAG GTATTCTCGTGGGAACCAATAAGATGCCATGATGCCGTGGATGTGGGATGGTCGCGATTGTCAGATCTTAATGTTCATGAGGGGAAGCTTCTTGGATGCTCCTACAATCAGAGTTGTGTCGGAGTGTGGGTTGTAGACATCTCG CGCATTGAGCCATATGCAATCGGTAATGCTAGCAGATTGAATGGGCACTCGGAATCAAAACCATTGTCTGGTGGTAATCTGTCAGTACTCAATGAGAACGCTGCTAGATCTAGTTTGGGCCGGCTCTCTGTTTCCCAAAGTTCAGATTCTCTAGTGAAGGAAACAAAATCTCTTGGAAGGTTATCAGTTTCCCAAAATTCAGATCCCGCCAAGGAGCCAAAATTTTTGACAT CCACTGGAAGTGTTCCTGGTACTCCTCAAAGGATCAGTCTGAACTCCAGTCCAAAAACTGTTGTCGCTAGTTCAGTGTCAGTTCCTAGTGCAACAACCCTGAAAAGGAATTCTGTCAAGACCAGTGTTCCGACCTTTAACAAGTCGGATGTCATACCTGTAATTGTGCCTAGAACTAGTGTCAGGTCAGAGCTGACAGCCGAGTCTAGAAAAGAAGCCAGTGTTGCTGGAAGAACAATGCCATTCTCTTCGCAGTCAAAGACGAATGATTTCCGAAAGTTTTCCAATACCAGAGAAGAAGTGGATAAGCCAACTGTCTCTATAGTGTCTGAATCAACTACTTCTAAGGCTACTGAGTTAAGCAGTACTGTGGATAGGAGCGGTTTCTCAACAGTTATAAGCTCAAGCCAAGGAATAGATACCGAAAAAAACATGAAGGATGACAGATGCATTGGACCTGGGAAGCAGGAAACAAGTTCACTGATGGAGCCAACTGCTAGCTACCAGCATGAAAGTT CTGAAACTCGAGGGCATAAGGTGATGAGAGATGCATACTCTGCTGAAGGTCAAAGGGGAG GTAGAATGAGGTCAATTGCTGTAAATTTTGAGAGAAGAGATAGATATTCTAACTATGAGGGACCTACCTCCGATTCTACCATGGTAACAGCATCTGCAATGAACCCTTTGAATGCG TTTAAGCAGAGAGGCTATCCTACATCTACTGAAAAAGAAACGGTATCTGCTAGTGATGAGGATGCTATTGCAGATCTTTTGGAAAAACATGACCAATTTGTTAGCTCCATGCAATCTCGTTCAGCCAAGTTACAG GCAGTCTATAGATATTGGCAGAGAAATGATGTTAAGGGGGTAATTGGTGCGATGGAGAAGATGTCGGATCATGCT GTCATTGCTGATGTAATTAGCATTATGGCGGACAAAATTGACATTGTCACCCTGGATGTATGCACTTGTCTTCTGCCACTCCTCACTGGCCTTCTAGAAAGCAACATGGACAG GCATTTAGGCATTTCTTTAGAAATGCTGCTCAAGCTGGTTAGAATATTTGGTTCTGTTATCTATTCAACATTATCAGCATCATCATCTGTTGGTGTAGATATTGAAGCCGAGCAAAG GCTGGAGCGTTGCAACATGTGTTTCATGGAGCTTGAAAAGGTCAAATGCTGTTTGCCTGCTCTTACCAG AGGAGGATCAATTGCAAAGTCTGCACAAGAGTTGAATTTAGCTCTTCAAGAAGTTTCATGA
- the LOC133708735 gene encoding katanin p80 WD40 repeat-containing subunit B1 homolog KTN80.4 isoform X1, producing MTTKRAYKLQEFVAHTSAVNCLKIGRKTSRVLVTGGEDHKVNLWAIGKPNALLSLSGHTSGIDSVSFDSSEVLVAAGAASGTIKLWDLEEAKIVRTLTGHRSNCISVDFHPFGEFFASGSLDTNLKIWDIRKKGCIHTYKGHTRGVNAIRFTPDGRWVVSGGEDNTVKLWDLTAGKLLHDFKCHEGQIQCIDFHPHEFLLATGSADRTVKFWDLETFELIGSAGPETTGVRSLTFSPDGRALLCGLHESLKVFSWEPIRCHDAVDVGWSRLSDLNVHEGKLLGCSYNQSCVGVWVVDISRIEPYAIGNASRLNGHSESKPLSGGNLSVLNENAARSSLGRLSVSQSSDSLVKETKSLGRLSVSQNSDPAKEPKFLTSTGSVPGTPQRISLNSSPKTVVASSVSVPSATTLKRNSVKTSVPTFNKSDVIPVIVPRTSVRSELTAESRKEASVAGRTMPFSSQSKTNDFRKFSNTREEVDKPTVSIVSESTTSKATELSSTVDRSGFSTVISSSQGIDTEKNMKDDRCIGPGKQETSSLMEPTASYQHESSETRGHKVMRDAYSAEGQRGGRMRSIAVNFERRDRYSNYEGPTSDSTMVTASAMNPLNAFKQRGYPTSTEKETVSASDEDAIADLLEKHDQFVSSMQSRSAKLQAVYRYWQRNDVKGVIGAMEKMSDHAVIADVISIMADKIDIVTLDVCTCLLPLLTGLLESNMDRHLGISLEMLLKLVRIFGSVIYSTLSASSSVGVDIEAEQRLERCNMCFMELEKVKCCLPALTRRGGSIAKSAQELNLALQEVS from the exons ATGACTACTAAGCGCGCTTACAAATTAC AGGAATTCGTAGCACATACTTCCGCCGTCAATTGCCTCAAGATTGGCAGGAAAACTTCCAGGGTTCTTGTTACTGGCGGAGAAGATCACAAGGTCAATCTTTGGGCCATTGGCAAACCCAATGCCTTACTC AGTTTGTCTGGACACACCAGTGGCATTGATTCAGTAAGCTTTGATTCTTCAGAGGTCTTAGTAGCTGCAGGTGCTGCAAGTGGTACAATTAAGCTTTGGGATTTGGAGGAGGCAAAAA TTGTTCGCACCCTTACTGGTCACAGATCCAATTGTATATCTGTCGACTTCCATCCTTTTGGAGAGTTCTTTGCATCTGGCTCCCTGGACACAAATTTAAAAATATGGGATATCAGGAAGAAGGGGTGTATTCACACATACAAAGGCCACACACGAGGAGTCAATGCTATCAGGTTTACCCCAGATGGACGTTGGGTTGTTTCTGGTGGAGAGGACAACACTGTGAAg TTGTGGGATCTGACTGCTGGAAAGCTCCTGCATGATTTTAAATGTCATGAGGGCCAGATACAATGCATAGACTTTCATCCCCATGAATTCCTGCTAGCAACAG GTTCGGCAGATAGGACAGTTAAATTTTGGGATCTTGAAACCTTTGAGCTAATTGGCTCTGCTGGACCTGAG ACAACTGGAGTGCGTTCGTTGACTTTTAGTCCGGATGGGAGGGCCCTACTCTGTGGATTGCATGAAAGTTTGAAG GTATTCTCGTGGGAACCAATAAGATGCCATGATGCCGTGGATGTGGGATGGTCGCGATTGTCAGATCTTAATGTTCATGAGGGGAAGCTTCTTGGATGCTCCTACAATCAGAGTTGTGTCGGAGTGTGGGTTGTAGACATCTCG CGCATTGAGCCATATGCAATCGGTAATGCTAGCAGATTGAATGGGCACTCGGAATCAAAACCATTGTCTGGTGGTAATCTGTCAGTACTCAATGAGAACGCTGCTAGATCTAGTTTGGGCCGGCTCTCTGTTTCCCAAAGTTCAGATTCTCTAGTGAAGGAAACAAAATCTCTTGGAAGGTTATCAGTTTCCCAAAATTCAGATCCCGCCAAGGAGCCAAAATTTTTGACAT CCACTGGAAGTGTTCCTGGTACTCCTCAAAGGATCAGTCTGAACTCCAGTCCAAAAACTGTTGTCGCTAGTTCAGTGTCAGTTCCTAGTGCAACAACCCTGAAAAGGAATTCTGTCAAGACCAGTGTTCCGACCTTTAACAAGTCGGATGTCATACCTGTAATTGTGCCTAGAACTAGTGTCAGGTCAGAGCTGACAGCCGAGTCTAGAAAAGAAGCCAGTGTTGCTGGAAGAACAATGCCATTCTCTTCGCAGTCAAAGACGAATGATTTCCGAAAGTTTTCCAATACCAGAGAAGAAGTGGATAAGCCAACTGTCTCTATAGTGTCTGAATCAACTACTTCTAAGGCTACTGAGTTAAGCAGTACTGTGGATAGGAGCGGTTTCTCAACAGTTATAAGCTCAAGCCAAGGAATAGATACCGAAAAAAACATGAAGGATGACAGATGCATTGGACCTGGGAAGCAGGAAACAAGTTCACTGATGGAGCCAACTGCTAGCTACCAGCATGAAAGTT CTGAAACTCGAGGGCATAAGGTGATGAGAGATGCATACTCTGCTGAAGGTCAAAGGGGAG GTAGAATGAGGTCAATTGCTGTAAATTTTGAGAGAAGAGATAGATATTCTAACTATGAGGGACCTACCTCCGATTCTACCATGGTAACAGCATCTGCAATGAACCCTTTGAATGCG TTTAAGCAGAGAGGCTATCCTACATCTACTGAAAAAGAAACGGTATCTGCTAGTGATGAGGATGCTATTGCAGATCTTTTGGAAAAACATGACCAATTTGTTAGCTCCATGCAATCTCGTTCAGCCAAGTTACAG GCAGTCTATAGATATTGGCAGAGAAATGATGTTAAGGGGGTAATTGGTGCGATGGAGAAGATGTCGGATCATGCT GTCATTGCTGATGTAATTAGCATTATGGCGGACAAAATTGACATTGTCACCCTGGATGTATGCACTTGTCTTCTGCCACTCCTCACTGGCCTTCTAGAAAGCAACATGGACAG GCATTTAGGCATTTCTTTAGAAATGCTGCTCAAGCTGGTTAGAATATTTGGTTCTGTTATCTATTCAACATTATCAGCATCATCATCTGTTGGTGTAGATATTGAAGCCGAGCAAAG GCTGGAGCGTTGCAACATGTGTTTCATGGAGCTTGAAAAGGTCAAATGCTGTTTGCCTGCTCTTACCAG AAGAGGAGGATCAATTGCAAAGTCTGCACAAGAGTTGAATTTAGCTCTTCAAGAAGTTTCATGA
- the LOC133708980 gene encoding uncharacterized protein LOC133708980: LTIQPDQPRQNGFRQIFSLSDLWRVYNEWSCFGAGVPILLNSGDSVLQYYSPSLSALQIYTRKPNDQSRLGIGCTAKPESDCWSDDSDSDKKSVSFSNTTASTYATSDDSVSTSDHEIEADCLHHLYCHYNETSSPHDRVPLTLKINELAQIYPGLMKFQSLELSPYSWMAVAWYPIYQIPVTRNVKELSACFITYHTLSSFQGLHSTISENNDKFQCIDTLGKDHGGKTLERDESKGEMALPPFAAATYKMHGELWTTPETSDKEKIGFYLNAANSWLHRKFQHHDFNFFISRRFVVVTEW, from the exons TTGACTATACAGCCTGATCAGCCAAGGCAAAATGGGTTTCGGCAGATCTTCTCCCTAAGTGACCTCTGGAGAGTTTACAATGAGTGGAGTTGCTTTGGCGCTGGCGTCCCTATTCTCTTGAACAGCGGCGATAGTGTCTTGCAATACTATTCTCCATCCTTATCAGCTCTCCAAATATATACTAGGAAACCCAATGATCAATCCAG GTTGGGGATCGGCTGCACAGCTAAACCAGAGAGTGACTGTTGGAGTGACGATAGTGACAGCGATAAGAAATCTGTTTCTTTTAGCAATACTACTGCCAGCACATATGCTACTTCAGATGATTCTGTTTCTACCAGTGACCATGAGATTGAGGCCGATTGCCTTCACCACCTGTATTGCCACTACAACGAAACATCTAGTCCTCATGATAGAGTTCCTTTGACCCTCAAG ATCAATGAATTAGCTCAAATTTATCCTGGTTTGATGAAGTTTCAAAGCTTGGAGCTCTCTCCTTATAGCTGGATGGCTGTTGCTTG GTATCCTATCTATCAAATTCCAGTTACAAGGAATGTGAAGGAATTATCTGCATGTTTCATCACTTATCACACATTATCATCTTTTCAAG GCCTCCATAGTACCATATCAGAGAATAATGATAAGTTTCAATGCATTGATACATTGGGAAAGGATCATGGAGGCAAGACGCTAGAAAGAGATGAAAGCAAAGGTGAAATGGCTCTTCCTCCTTTTGCAGCGGCCACCTATAAGATGCATGGCGAACTTTGGACAACTCCTGAGACTTCGGATAAGGAAAAGATTGGCTTTTATCTGAACGCTGCAAATTCCTGGTTGCATCGCAAATTCCAGCATCATGACTTTAATTTCTTCATATCTCGTAG GTTCGTAGTAGTAACCGAGTGGTGA